A part of Oncorhynchus masou masou isolate Uvic2021 chromosome 30, UVic_Omas_1.1, whole genome shotgun sequence genomic DNA contains:
- the LOC135522102 gene encoding xylose isomerase-like yields MLSNGTKKYYFDKNLKRLLFCWFPETPCGRCEDCVSYFHSRRSGTSRGKLRDDLKFLKVFDIAMETEFFAGIPKIPYIPNAGARNVLCFQHYNADEVLLGRRMEDWLRFSVCYWHSFCGTGADPFGFQTQHRPWNEGATPMECAKKRLHAAFEFFTKLGVKYYTFHDRDMSPEGSTLEESNSNLDEMTDLALQLQNRTGVKVLWVTCNLFAHSRYMNGAATNPDCHVLAYAGAQVKKGLDVAKKLGAENFVFWGGREGFYSIHNTDVGAELKHMANFFKMTVKYKEKIGLKCQFLIEPKPKEPCKHQYDYDAMSVIGFLKHYDLDSHFKLNIEPNHTTLAGHSYEHDVVMASVFGMLGSVDSNTGSPDLGWDTDQFPMDIRNTTMIMKTVIEQGGLQPGGLNFDAKVRRESTDLEDLFIAHVGAMDAFARGLRNAVRIIEEGVITSMVKERYMSFSHGIGQKVEDGSTSLEELEDFVKQNGEPKVTSGKQEKYETVFNHYL; encoded by the exons ATGCTGTCAAACGGGACCAAAAAATACTATTTTGACAAAAATCTTAAACGGTTATTGTTCTGCTGGTTTCCAGAGACACCATGTGGTAGATGTGAAGATTGCGTTTCTTATTTTCATTCAAGACGAAGTGGAACTTCGAGAGGAAAACTCAGAGATGATCTGAAGTTCTTAAAAGTATTTGACATCGCTATGGAAACAGAATTCTTTGCTG GTATTCCGAAGATTCCTTATATACCCAACGCTGGAGCTCGAAACGTCTTGTGTTTCCAACACTACAATGCAGACGAA GTGCTGCTGGGCAGACGTATGGAGGACTGGCTGAGATTCTCAGTATGTTACTGGCACTCCTTCTGTGGGACTG GTGCcgacccttttgggttccagacacaacacagacccTGGAATGAGGGTGCTACCCCCATGGAATGTGCCAAGAAGAGACTCCATGCAGCCTTTGAGTTCTTCACCAAACTTGGT GTGAAGTACTACACCTTTCATGACAG GGACATGTCCCCTGAGGGAAGCACTCTGGAGGAGTCCAACAGCAACCTGGATGAGATGACAGACCTGGCCCTGCAGCTGCAGAATAGGACTGGGGTCAAGGTGCTGTGGGTCACCTGCAATCTGTTTGCTCACTCAAG GTACATGAATGGAGCAGCAACCAACCCTGACTGCCATGTTTTGGCCTATGCTGGGGCCCAGGTGAAGAAAGGACTGGATGTAGCCAAGAAGCTGGGAGCAGAGAACTTTG TCTTCTGGGGCGGCAGGGAGGGTTTTTATTCGATACACAACACGGATGTTGGCGCTGAACTGAAACATATGGCAAACTTTTTCAAAATGACTGTCA AGTACAAGGAGAAGATAGGGTTGAAGTGCCAGTTCCTCATTGAACCCAAGCCCAAAGAGCCATGCAAACATCAATACGACTATG ATGCAATGAGTGTCATAGGCTTCCTGAAGCATTATGACCTGGACAGCCATTTCAAACTGAACATCGAACCCAACCACACCACTCTGGCTGGGCATTCCTATGAACACGACGTCGTCATGGCCTCTGT GTTTGGCATGCTGGGCTCTGTGGACTCCAACACGGGTTCTCCTGACCTGGGCTGGGACACAGACCAATTCCCCATGGACATCAGGAACACCACCATGATAATGAAG ACTGTGATAGAGCAGGGTGGTCTGCAGCCGGGGGGTCTGAACTTCGATGCTAAGGTGCGTAGGGAGTCCACGGACTTGGAGGACCTGTTCATAGCCCACGTCGGAGCCATGGACGCCTTCGCACGCGGCCTGAGGAACGCGGTCAGGATCATAGAGGAAGGAGTTATCACCAGCATGGTCAAA GAGCGCTACATGAGCTTCAGCCATGGGATTGGTCAGAAAGTAGAGGATGGCAGCACCTCATTGGAGGAGCTGGAG GACTTTGTCAAGCAAAATGGGGAGCCCAAAGTCACATCAGGCAAACAGGAGAAATATGAAACGGTCTTTAACCACTACCTTTGA
- the LOC135522100 gene encoding uncharacterized protein LOC135522100, with product MLQCNEKCEILPERSLQLQLHALSKSMSCCAVERLCLYLLSSRTITEYESQVIWSQRTDMEKAAKLLQVVLKKGRNACLLFFDSLEKCCQCPPQFERVTVHPERRRTNTAPTYVINISHSNLSNCIIGDGNFQGVTTCIQQPQSMGSEDARHETMGGNISSDHQRAVQACLDPELQRRVQVYRSQLQYVIIGNNNNLQAEDTPEEEEEEEEKLINESN from the exons ATGTTACAATGTAACGAAAAATGCGAGATTTTACCTG AAAGGAGTTTACAACTTCAGTTACATGCTCTTAGCAAATCTATGTCATGCTGTGCAGTGGAAAGGCTGTGCTTGTACTTGTTGAGCTCCAGGACCATCACCGAGTATGAGAGCCAGGTGATCTGGTCCCAGAGAACAGACATGGAGAAGGCTGCCAAACTGCTCCAGGTGGTGCTGAAGAAGGGTCGCAACGCCTGTCTGCTCTTTTTCGACTCACTAGAAAAGTGTTGCCAGTGCCCACCACAGTTCGAAAGAGTCACCGTCCACCCAG agaggaggaggaccaaCACTGCCCCAACTTACGTCATCAACATCAGCCACTCCAATTTGAGTAACTGCATCATTGGAGATGGCAACTTTCAAGGTGTGACAACGTGTATACAACAACCTCAGAGCATGGGGTCAGAGGATGCTAGACATG AGACAATGGGAGGCAACATCTCCAGTGATCACCAGAGAGCAGTACAGGCCTGTCTAGATCCAGAGCTCCAGAGGAGAGTCCAGGTCTACAGGTCCCAACTGCAGTATGTCATCATCGGGAACAACAACAACCTGCAGGCTGAAGACACAccggaagaggaagaagaggaagaagaaaaaCTCATTAATGAAAGTAACTGA
- the rnf144b gene encoding E3 ubiquitin-protein ligase RNF144B: protein MANNSSPDQGQGPIANSSPDQSQGQGPIANSSSAQPLGQAGAVVASSTQPDVVVYCKLCLSEHPSAATSTLHTCDCVFCTPCLQQYVQLAIREGGGSPVTCPDMACQRTGVLLHSEIACFAPADLVELYQRLEFERGVQLDPSRAWCPVLECQAVCSVGPSSEGQPTSVPCPACHTVFCSGCRGPWQDGHTCPDHQPMTSSLPASESSDSDLPIKQCPMCGVYIERNQGCAQMLCKSCKHTFCWYCLQNLDGDIFLRHYDKGPCRNKLGHSRASVMWNRTQVVGILVGVSVIMLLASPLLLLASPCVLCCLCKPCRGKKKRTKKKELTQTDIQPELSPTKS, encoded by the exons ATGGCCAACAACAGCAGTCCAGACCAGGGTCAGGGCCCCATAGCCAACAGCAGTCCAGACCAGAGCCAGGGTCAGGGCCCCATAGCCAACAGCAGTTCAGCCCAGCCTCTGGGCCAGGCCGGGGCTGTAGTGGCCTCCTCCACCCAGCCTGATGTGGTGGTCTACTGCAAGCTGTGCCTTAGTGAGCATCCCTCAGCAGCAACCAGCACGCTGCACACCTGTGACTGTGTCTTCTGCACCCCG TGTCTGCAGCAGTATGTTCAGCTGGCCATCCGGGAGGGTGGGGGAAGCCCAGTCACATGTCCAGACATGGCTTGTCAGAGGACAGGAGTCCTACTCCACTCAGAG ATCGCCTGTTTTGCCCCTGCGGATCTGGTTGAACTGTACCAGCGGCTGGAGTTTGAACGAG GGGTGCAGCTGGACCCTAGTAGAGCATGGTGCCCGGTGCTGGAGTGCCAGGCTGTCTGCAGCGTTGGGCCCAGCTCAGAGGGCCAGCCTACGTCCGTTCCCTGTCCAGCCTGCCACACCGTCTTCTGCTCTGGCTGTAGAGGGCCCTGGCAGGACGGGCACACCTGCCCCGATCACCAGCCTATGACATCATCATTGCCTGCCTCAGAGAGCAG TGACTCTGATCTGCCCATCAAGCAGTGCCCCATGTGTGGTGTGTACATCGAGAGGAACCAAGGCTGTGCCCAGATGCTGTGTAAGAGCTGCAAACACACCTTCTGTTGGTACTGTCTGCAGAACCTGGAT GGTGATATATTTCTGAGGCACTATGATAAGGGGCCATGCAGAAACAAGCTGGGCCACTCCCGAGCCTCCGTCATGTGGAACAGAACACAG GTGGTGGGCATCCTGGTTGGCGTCAGTGTCATCATGCTgttggcctctcctctcctcctgctggctTCACCCTGCGTCCTGTGCTGCCTCTGCAAGCCCTGCCGAGGCAAAAAGAAGAGGACGAAGAAGAAAgagctcacacagacagacatacagccaGAACTCAGTCCCACCAAGTCATAA